One Rosa chinensis cultivar Old Blush chromosome 3, RchiOBHm-V2, whole genome shotgun sequence DNA window includes the following coding sequences:
- the LOC121052301 gene encoding uncharacterized protein LOC121052301: MGRASRSESSRAREAAAAQNRREERLASNSAASGSADGGDATGEDTESAWVLPDGIPVDEAGGRMTVANVNRIKRMFRLPGVVKLRPPTVDEKASILRPGFAAVHEAIFRQGVTLPLVPSLQILVCEFGLAFGQVCPNMWRLMLAMTSLWRLSGCEGPTVAEVLHFYELTYVKRQGCEGQVNLSRRQGAPKLIENLRDSMSYWRDTFCVATTGWEYQAESNDGEPAFRIKSEFQPIRVGLRYNLTREEECRVACIQGCWRNRNLLDFRLLTGWELLVDQRLTRAVGKKSPLPCTLS, encoded by the exons ATGGGTCGTGCTTCGCGCTCCGAGAGTTCTAGGGCCAGGGAGGCCGCCGCTGCTCAGAATAGGCGTGAGGAGCGGTTGGCAAGTAACAGCGCTGCCAGTGGCTCTGCTGACGGGGGAGATGCGACAGGGGAGGATACCGAATCGGCATGGGTTCTTCCGGATGGGATtcctgttgacgaggcgggagggcgGATGACCGTTGCCAATGTCAACAGGATAAAGCGGATGTTTCGGTTGCCTGGCGTGGTTAAACTGCGTCCACCGACGGTGGATGAAAAGGCTTCAATTCTTCGCCCGGGGTTTGCCGCTGTGCATGAGGCAatattccgccagggagtgacactACCGCTCGTGCCCAGtcttcagatcttggtgtgcgagttcggcctagcctttgggcaagtctgccccaacatgtggcgattgatgttggcgatgacttcgctgtggcggttgtccggctgtgagggaccaaccgtggcggaggtgctgcatttCTATGAGCTGACGTATGTGAAGCGTCAGGGCTGCGAAGGTCAAGTGAACCTaagtcgccgccagggagccCCCAAGTTGATAGAGAACCTGAGGGATTCTATGTCGTATTGGCGGGACACCTTTtgcgttgccacgacggggtgggaatatCAGGCGGAATCCAATGACGGGGAACcggcgtttaggattaagtcagagttccaacctatccgag TGGGCTTGCGctacaacctgactcgtgaagAAGAGTGTCGTGTGGCGTGCATCcaaggttgctggcggaatcgcaatttGTTGGACTTTCGCCTACTTACCGgttgggagctgttggtcgatcaacgatTGACTCGCGCCGTTGGTAAGAAATCTCCGCTACCTTGTACACTTAGTTAA